Proteins found in one Triticum urartu cultivar G1812 chromosome 4, Tu2.1, whole genome shotgun sequence genomic segment:
- the LOC125551404 gene encoding vacuolar-sorting receptor 1-like, whose amino-acid sequence MMGPVWWAVLVLLAMADAVAGRFVVEKNSVQVTSPDSLKGKYECAIGNFGLPQYGGTLQGWVVYPKDNKQACKEFDVSFKGHKSGARPNFVLIDRGECFFTTKAWNAQLAGAAAILVVDSKDEPLITMDNPEDTGTKHLENITIPSVLITKKLGEDLKKSAENGDMVSVLLDWRESLPHPDERVEYEFWTNSNDECGPKCDMQMDFVKSFRGTAQVLEQKGYTQFTPHYITWYCPEAFTVSKQCKSQCINHGRYCAPDPEQDFSKGYDGKDVVVQNLHQVCVFKVANDTGKPWLWWDYVHDFAIRCPMKEKKYTHECASHVIKSLGLDMDKINKCVGDPEADEENPILKAEQDAQIGHGKRGDVTILPTLVVNNRQYRGKLDKGAVLKAICSGFEETTEPAICLSEDVQTNECLENHGGCWVDTANNVTACKDTFRGRVCECPIVKGVKFVGDGYTNCEASGVGRCEINNGGCWKETKNGKTISACSHEESEGCKCPQGFKGDGVKSCEDIDECKAKSACQCNGCSCENTWGSYECSCGGNNMLYMREQDTCISKQAASSVGWSFMWVIFFGLVFAGVGAYAVYKYRLRSYMDSEIRAIMAQYMPLDSQEGANQQQHVAHAGDI is encoded by the exons ATGATGGGTCCTGTGTGGTGGGCTGTGCTGGTGCTGCTGGCCATGGCGGACGCCGTGGCGGGGAGGTTCGTGGTGGAGAAGAACAGCGTGCAGGTGACCTCGCCGGACAGTCTCAAGGGCAAGTACGAGTGCGCCATCGGCAACTTCGGCCTGCCGCAGTACGGGGGCACCTTGCAAGGCTGGGTCGTCTACCCCAAGGACAACAAGCAGGCCTGCAAGGAGTTCGACGTCTCCTTCAAGGGCCACAAGTCGGGAGCCCGCCCCAATTTCGTCCTCATCGACCGCGGAG AATGCTTTTTCACAACAAAGGCATGGAATGCACAACTTGCTGGAGCTGCAGCAATTCTCGTTGTGGATAGCAAGGACGAGCCTTTGATCACAATGGACAACCCAGAAGATACTGGCACGAAGCACTTAGAAAATATCACTATTCCATCAGTCCTGATAACAAAGAAATTGGGTGAGGACCTTAAGAAATCTGCTGAAAATGGTGACATGGTTAGTGTCCTCCTGGATTGGAGGGAATCCCTTCCCCATCCTGATGAGCGTGTAGAGTATGAATTCTGGACAAACAGTAATGATGAATGTGGTCCTAAATGTGATATGCAAATGGATTTTGTGAAGAGCTTCAGAGGAACCGCACAAGTTCTTGAGCAGAAGGGTTACACACAGTTCACTCCTCATTATATTACATGGTATTGCCCGGAAGCTTTTACCGTGAGCAAGCAATGCAAATCCCAGTGCATAAATCATGGGAGATATTGTGCACCGGACCCAGAGCAGGATTTCAGCAAAGGATATGATGGAAAGGATGTTGTGGTCCAGAATTTACATCAAGTCTGTGTATTCAAGGTTGCCAATGACACTGGCAAGCCATGGTTGTGGTGGGATTATGTACATGACTTTGCCATTAGATGCCCAATGAAGGAGAAGAAATACACACATGAATGTGCAAGTCATGTTATTAAGTCACTTG GTTTGGACATGGACAAGATAAACAAGTGTGTTGGAGATCCTGAAGCTGATGAGGAAAACCCAATTCTAAAGGCGGAACAAGATGCCCAA ATTGGTCATGGTAAACGAGGAGATGTCACGATACTGCCAACCCTTGTCGTTAATAACAGGCAATACCGAG GTAAGTTGGACAAAGGTGCTGTGCTAAAAGCAATCTGTTCAGGATTTGAGGAGACAACTGAGCCTGCTATTTGTTTGAGTGAAG ATGTTCAAACAAATGAGTGTTTGGAGAACCATGGAGGTTGCTGGGTCGACACGGCTAATAACGTCACTGCATGCAAG GATACCTTCCGTGGGCGTGTTTGTGAGTGCCCTATTGTCAAAGGTGTAAAATTCGTGGGGGATGGATATACCAACTGTGAAG CTTCCGGTGTTGGTAGGTGTGAGATCAACAATGGAGGATGCTGGAAAGAAACTAAGAATGGGAAGACAATATCTGCCTGCTCG CATGAAGAATCTGAAGGTTGCAAATGTCCACAAGGTTTCAAGGGCGATGGTGTAAAAAGCTGTGAAG ATATTGATGAATGCAAAGCGAAATCTGCCTGTCAGTGCAATGGCTGCAGTTGCGAGAATACATGGGGAAGCTATGAATGCAGCTGTGGTGGTAACAACATGTTATACATGAGAGAGCAAGACACGTGCATCA GCAAACAAGCTGCCTCCTCAGTCGGCTGGAGCTTCATGTGGGTTATTTTCTTCGGACTTGTATTTGCCGGGGTTGGAGCATATGCAGTTTACAAATACCGGCTACGG AGTTACATGGATTCGGAGATCCGCGCCATCATGGCTCAGTACATGCCTTTGGACAGCCAAGAAGGCGCAAACCAGCA